In Streptococcus pneumoniae, the sequence AACCAAGATTGATAATGAGTATCAAAAACCCACTCATTCGCTGCTTGACTGCCATCTTCTTTCAGATACTGTTTTCCTTGCCAAGTACCATCACTAGCCATTGCACCCTCTGGACTAGCTAAGAAAAATAGCAGAGCTAAAAAAATAAATCTTACTTTCTTCATTAACCTTCTTCCTCTGTTCTTATTTATTTTATTGTACCAAAATTCTCCTAAATTCATATTACAAACTAATAAAAAATCAAGAACAGATTGATTGCAGTTTACCTCAGAGACTCTTTTACTTCCTGACGGAGTTCTTCCAGACTGCTAATACCGTATTTATCCATGACTTTTGGTAAATTTTCGATGATGTCAGGGCAGGCATAAGGATTGGTAAAGTTAGCTGTTCCAACTCCGATAGCAGATGCCCCAGCCAGATACATTTCTAGGGCAGCTTCAGCCGAATCCACTCCCCCCATTCCAATGATAGGCAGGTCTGTTGTTTGGGCTACTTGGCGGATGAGTTTGAGGGCTACTGGAAAGACTGCTGGACCTGACATTCCACCTGTTCCATTGGCCAAGATTGGTTTTCTGGTTTTGAGGTCAAAGCGCATTCCAACCAGAGTATTGATCATGGTCAAGCCACTTGCTCCCGCATCTTCTGCAGCTTTTGCGACAGTAACGATATCGGTCACACTCGGGGTTAATTTGACATAAACTGGCACTTCTGAGGCTTCCACAGCTGCTTTCACCACATCATAAGCCAAATCTGGATCTTGACCAATCAAAAGTCCATGATTACAGTGGTCAACATTGGGACAAGAAATATTGAGCTCGATAGCTTTTACATTAGTTGCCTTGGAAATCCCATGAGAAACAGCTGCATACTCTTGTTTTGAAAAACCAGCTACATTGGCAATAATAGGAAGATTTGGATATTCTCTTTCCAGCCAAGGTAGCTTTTCAGCCAAAACAACCTCTAAACCAGGATTTTGCAAGCCAATTGCATTGAGCATACCAGCAGGCGTCTCTGCTACTCTTGGAGTTGGGTTCCCAAAACGTGGTTCAAGGGTTGTCGCCTTGATCATAATAGAACCTAAAAGGTTTAAATCATAGTACTTGGCATACTCTTGTCCAAAGCCAAAACAACCTGATGCTGGAATAATCGGATTTTTCAAATCCAAACCAGGTAGAGACACTTGTAATCGATTTGTAGTCATAATTTTCTCCTTATAATACAACTGTTCCTGTGCGGAAAACAGGACCATCTTCACAGACGCGTTGGTTGACCGTCTCGCTTTCTGGTACTTTTAGAACACAGGCATAGCAAGCTCCCATCCCACAAGCCATACGAGATTCCAGAGATAAATAGGCTCTTGGGTGATCATCAAAGGTTTGATTGATATACTTCATCATTCCTGGAGCCCCACACGAGTAAACAGCATCAAACTGACTATCTAAATCATTGATAACAACGGAAACATTTCCCTTGATGCCATAAGAACCATCATCTGTCGTTACAAAGACCTGACCATACTGAGCCAATTCCGTTTTCAAAATAACAGCATCCTTATTAGCAAAACCGAGGACTGTCACTACTTTCACTCCACGTTCATGCAATTCCTTGGCCACCTCAAGCAAGGGTGGAACACCAATCCCACCACCAACAAGGAGAACCTGATTCTGCTCATCAAGGTCAGACAAGTCAAAACCATTTCCCTGAGGCCCCATCACATCAAGAGTGTCTCCCTGACTTAAGGTTGAAAAAATTGCAGTCCCAGCTCCCTCAATCCGATAAATGAGGTGACACTGCTTGTTTGCCTTGTCAATAGACGAAATTGAAATAGGACGACGTAAAAGATGGGCATCGTCTGGTACACGCAGATGAAGAAATTGGCCTGCTCGCATGGCTTCAACCATTTCTCCTTCTAGGACTAATTCAAAGATTGCTGGCGCGATTTCCTCTTGTGCAACCACCTTCATGGTTTCCAACCGAATGACACCCAAACGCTTCTTACATGTGGGATTCATAACTTTTCCTCCTTAAATTTTAAGGGGACCAGATAAAGAAAAGACCTTGCTAGTGCAAGGCCTCAGTTAAAATCGTACAACACAAGAGAGCACACTCAAAAAGTCTCCTCTAGAAAATTGCACTATTCTTTTATCTGACACCTTGTGAGTCTCTCTGGACTCCCCTTAAAGGTTGAATTTTTATTAGTATACTCTTTCAGCTAAAAAAAGTCAAGTAAAAAACGAATATTCTACTTAACTTGCACGAAATTATTTTTCACGAATGACTTCGACCTTATATCCATCAGGGTCTTTGACAAAGTAATAGTTTGGTGTAGTTCCTGGTAGACCATTTGGCTCAGTCACTTCATAGCCTTTTGCACTGTGTTCTTGATGAAGTGCCTCAAGATCAGGTGTACTGAGGGCGATATGGGCAAACCCATCACCAACCACATACGGACCGTGATCGTAGTTATAAGTCAACTCCAACTCATAGTCATCACCCTCAAGACCTAGATAGACAATCGTGAAGGCATGGTCTGGAAAATCTCTGCGACGCAATTCTTTAAAACCAAAAGCATCTTGATAAAATGCGATTGATTTTTCAAGATTTTCTACTCGTAAGCAAGTGTGTAGCATTTTTGAAGCCATATTTTTCTCCTTTATTTTTAAAAAGACTGGACAATCCTGTTCCAGTCTCATCAGTTGTTATTTACCAAGTTTTGCTTTAGCTGCATCTGCAAGAGCTGTGAAAGCTACTGCATCGTTAACAGCCAAGTCAGCAAGCATTTTACGGTTAACTTCGATCTCAGCCAATTTCAAACCATGCATCAATTGTGAGTATGAAAGTCCGTTCATACGAGCTGCCGCATTGATACGAGTGATCCACAATTTGCGGAAGTCACGTTTTTTCTGACGACGGTCACGGTATGCATAGTAGTAAGAGTTCATTACTTGTTCTTTTGCAGTACGGAACAAGATGTGTTTAGCTCCATAGTAACCTTTTGCTAATTTAAGAATACGTTTACGACGTTTGCGTGATACAACGCCACCTTTAACACGTGCCATGTTTTATTTCCTCCAAATATTTCCTAGAATTGTTTACTTACAGTCAAGCTATTATTTCAAGCGAGTAAGCATTGCTTTGATACGTTTGTAATCTCCTGAATGCACCATAGATGCTTTACGAAGATGACGACGTTGTTTCTTAGTTTTTCCGTGGAAACGGTGAGAAGTGTAAGCACGGAAACGTTTAAGTCCACCAGAACCTGTACGTTTGAAACGTTTAGCTGATGCGCGGTGTGTTTTTTGTTTTGGCATGATTTTTTCTCCTTTATTTAACTTTCTGACAATTATTTTTTGTCAGTCGCTGGCGCCAATTGCATGAACATTTGACGTCCATCCATTTTAGCACGTTGTTCGATGATGGCAATATCTTGAGTTGCTTCAGCAAACTCGGCTAAAACTTTTGCACCAATCCCTTTATGGGTAATCATACGACCCTTAAAGCGAATAGATACCTTAACTTTATTTCCTTTTTCAAGGAACTTACGTGCATTACGAAGTTTTGTATCAAAGTCACCCTTGTCAATAGTTGGACTTAGA encodes:
- a CDS encoding dihydroorotate dehydrogenase → MVLFSAQEQLYYKEKIMTTNRLQVSLPGLDLKNPIIPASGCFGFGQEYAKYYDLNLLGSIMIKATTLEPRFGNPTPRVAETPAGMLNAIGLQNPGLEVVLAEKLPWLEREYPNLPIIANVAGFSKQEYAAVSHGISKATNVKAIELNISCPNVDHCNHGLLIGQDPDLAYDVVKAAVEASEVPVYVKLTPSVTDIVTVAKAAEDAGASGLTMINTLVGMRFDLKTRKPILANGTGGMSGPAVFPVALKLIRQVAQTTDLPIIGMGGVDSAEAALEMYLAGASAIGVGTANFTNPYACPDIIENLPKVMDKYGISSLEELRQEVKESLR
- a CDS encoding dihydroorotate dehydrogenase electron transfer subunit, with the protein product MNPTCKKRLGVIRLETMKVVAQEEIAPAIFELVLEGEMVEAMRAGQFLHLRVPDDAHLLRRPISISSIDKANKQCHLIYRIEGAGTAIFSTLSQGDTLDVMGPQGNGFDLSDLDEQNQVLLVGGGIGVPPLLEVAKELHERGVKVVTVLGFANKDAVILKTELAQYGQVFVTTDDGSYGIKGNVSVVINDLDSQFDAVYSCGAPGMMKYINQTFDDHPRAYLSLESRMACGMGACYACVLKVPESETVNQRVCEDGPVFRTGTVVL
- the gloA gene encoding lactoylglutathione lyase, which encodes MASKMLHTCLRVENLEKSIAFYQDAFGFKELRRRDFPDHAFTIVYLGLEGDDYELELTYNYDHGPYVVGDGFAHIALSTPDLEALHQEHSAKGYEVTEPNGLPGTTPNYYFVKDPDGYKVEVIREK
- the rplT gene encoding 50S ribosomal protein L20, whose translation is MARVKGGVVSRKRRKRILKLAKGYYGAKHILFRTAKEQVMNSYYYAYRDRRQKKRDFRKLWITRINAAARMNGLSYSQLMHGLKLAEIEVNRKMLADLAVNDAVAFTALADAAKAKLGK
- the rpmI gene encoding 50S ribosomal protein L35 is translated as MPKQKTHRASAKRFKRTGSGGLKRFRAYTSHRFHGKTKKQRRHLRKASMVHSGDYKRIKAMLTRLK